The following proteins come from a genomic window of Miscanthus floridulus cultivar M001 chromosome 2, ASM1932011v1, whole genome shotgun sequence:
- the LOC136538602 gene encoding protein CUP-SHAPED COTYLEDON 1-like, which yields MEEGLPPGFRFHPTDEELVTYYLTRKVSDFAFATRAIADVDLNKCEPWDLPSKASMGEKEWYFFSMRDRKYPTGIRTNRATDSGYWKTTGKDKEIFHCGMLVGMKKTLVFYRGRAPKGQKTSWVTHEYRLQNKFPYKPNKEEWVVCRVFKKCQVIKVRPPQDSPTMGSPYHDAANASLGELGELDVSSILGGLAADAAHTSSGSPLGALHHQGSAAAESFVGAHRPAVDMSAYMSWMAAAANQGAAAAAAMLPWATPSPPGLFGNVFAPNNHQLLQKPLPFAGCSQPRELGGVVANNVVGSGEHAMFGGSVVEVGMECDQQQQLGMDESTWRTF from the exons ATGGAGGAGGGGCTCCCACCGGGGTTCCGGTTCCACCCGACGGACGAGGAGCTGGTTACCTACTACCTCACCCGCAAGGTCTCCGACTTCGCCTTCGCCACCCGCGCCATCGCCGACGTCGACCTCAACAAGTGCGAGCCATGGGACCTCCCAA GCAAAGCTAGCATGGGCGAGAAGGAATGGTACTTCTTCAGCATGCGTGACAGGAAATACCCGACGGGAATCAGGACGAACCGCGCCACCGACTCAGGCTACTGGAAGACGACCGGCAAGGACAAGGAGATCTTCCACTGCGGCATGCTCGTGGGGATGAAGAAAACCCTAGTCTTCTACAGGGGCAGGGCTCCCAAGGGCCAGAAGACCAGCTGGGTCACGCACGAGTACAGGCTCCAGAACAAGTTCCCCTACAAGCCAAACAAG GAGGAATGGGTGGTGTGCAGGGTGTTCAAGAAGTgccaggtcatcaaggtgagacCGCCACAGGACAGCCCCACGATGGGCTCCCCATACCACGACGCCGCCAACGCCTCCCTGGGCGAGCTCGGGGAACTCGACGTCTCCTCCATCCTCGGAGGCCTGGCCGCCGACGCGGCGCACACATCGTCCGGCTCGCCACTGGGCGCTCTGCACCACCagggctccgccgccgccgagagCTTCGTCGGCGCCCACAGGCCGGCGGTGGACATGAGCGCGTACATGAGctggatggcggcggcggccaacCAGGGCGCCGCAGCGGCCGCGGCCATGCTTCCTTGGGCCACGCCGTCGCCACCGGGATTGTTCGGCAATGTCTTCGCGCCGAATAACCACCAGCTGCTGCAGAAGCCGCTTCCGTTCGCCGGGTGCAGCCAGCCGCGAGAGCTCGGTGGCGTCGTGGCAAACAACGTCGTCGGAAGTGGTGAGCATGCCATGTTCGGGGGCTCCGTGGTGGAGGTTGGCATGGAATGtgatcagcagcagcagctggggATGGACGAGTCGACATGGAGAACATTCTGA